DNA from Thermoproteota archaeon:
GGATCGATCCTGATCTGACGTCGTTCTCAGGCGTGGGATACGGAGGTAGCTATAACGATGGGTTCCAGAACTTGGTGCTCATGGGAGGGAAGATCTACGCCGTCGGAATAGCCAACTCGCCCACCTCAGGACGGGACCAGCTGGGGAACCCCTTCTGGATGTATGGAGACGGGTTGGTAGCTAGGTTCGATGGGCTCACCTTCGAGAAGGGCCTGCTGATAGGAGGCGTAGGGCACGAGTTCATCTACTCAATTGACGCGTTGAATGACCGTCTGTACGCGGCTGGCATCACTACATCCACGGGCCTCGGTGAGATGGATGTAATAGTAGTCGAGTTGGACGGGGACCTTGGCGTCCTCAAATCCGGGATTGTGGGAGGACCCCTGAACGAGAGCGCGGGGATGATATATGCTTATGGCGGCCACCTCTACCTGACAGGATATCACGGGGTGGACGGTGATCTAAACGGGTTCATCGCTCAGCTGGATCCGGATCTGGGGCTGGTAAAGGCGAAGATGTACGGTGGCCCGAACTACGACCAGTTCACTGAGATGATGGGGCTGGGTGACTACCTCCATGTGGTGGGCTTCACCTCATCGTACGGGAGCGGGGGATGGGACGGGTGGGTCGCTCAGCTCTACAAGGAGCTGGAGTACCGGTCGATGACCACCGGCCTGGAGTACGGGGACGCCCCCCTCCAAGCTGAGGATGCGAGCCTACCAGTCAGCGCGCCGGGCCTGAACCACTACACGGTGGCGTTCACCGCTTCGGATTGCTCCCTCTCCATTCAAGAGGGTGTAACAGAGAGAAGGGCCTTCCTCAGGAAGGTTCCAATGCTAGAAGCCGAGTTCACGGGCGCAGTGGGAGGTGAAATCGTCGCTCCAACGGAGGGGGTATGGATCCTCCTACTCTTGGTCCCAGTCCTGAGGCGCCTATCCCACTAATAATCCCCCTCTCATCGTCTCAACTGGGATAGCCCCAATGCTCAGGCGGAGAATTCGGGAAGTGATATCGAAGCCGGAGGCTCGATCCGCTAGGTAACCCGTTAATTGACTACAACTAATCTCCCCTAATTCTCGGGGTACAAACACCCACCTAAGTGTCTGAAAGGAGGAAAGGCCGCCCCCGGACCTCTAAATCTAACGTATATACTCCATCACCGGGTGCCCAGTTTAATTTCCCTCATACTCATAAAACTTATAAAAAAAGGTAGGGGTAGGGCCTATGAAACGCGTGATGCTCCTACTCCCGATCATCCTACTAATCCCAGCACTGGCCTCCGCGGCCTCCCCTATCGTAGTGCTCCACGATAACTTGGATCCCCACGCTTCCCTCGAGTACGGCTCCTACTGGATAGACGCCAAATACCTGGAGATCGGGGGGACGGCGAGTACCTGTACTTCACCCTGTACTACGCCGGCAACATCCCCGAATCCCTGGACTTGGGGTTCTTCCCATGGATATTCATAGATGTGGACGGCGATGACAGCGAGGACTTCATACTAGACCTCCGCTCTACGGGGGACGGCTCCTTCCAGTGGTTCAACCTGTGCGATTCCTCCTGGTCGTGCAACCCGGTAACCGGATTCTTCACACCCGGGAGCAATTACATAGGGGCCAAGGTGAGCTACTCCGACCTGGGCGTGAG
Protein-coding regions in this window:
- a CDS encoding DUF2341 domain-containing protein, with product MDRHVGKYAILLLFIALPLTQIFASPYDSWSFKRTLLIENPYGPLTDHQVLVEFDSSALISRGEMRPDCGDLRFTDASDNPLSYWIESGCGTPTTRVWVRVPRIDPGYNVLRMYHGNPSATSESDEVRTMDRAISVGGSGNDWLYDVTTDGTYIYAAGRITSPSGDWDAVLIKLDPLLDTVREVVLRGSSWEELYGIYYDGSYIYAVGYSYSCPGTALIVKADTDLNVVSVRSASSGTLDYLYKVVGDGSHLYAVGYHATSVRPTVYDGLLLRIDPDLTSFSGVGYGGSYNDGFQNLVLMGGKIYAVGIANSPTSGRDQLGNPFWMYGDGLVARFDGLTFEKGLLIGGVGHEFIYSIDALNDRLYAAGITTSTGLGEMDVIVVELDGDLGVLKSGIVGGPLNESAGMIYAYGGHLYLTGYHGVDGDLNGFIAQLDPDLGLVKAKMYGGPNYDQFTEMMGLGDYLHVVGFTSSYGSGGWDGWVAQLYKELEYRSMTTGLEYGDAPLQAEDASLPVSAPGLNHYTVAFTASDCSLSIQEGVTERRAFLRKVPMLEAEFTGAVGGEIVAPTEGVWILLLLVPVLRRLSH